The DNA window CGGCCCCGGGGTTCATCCAGACCTACATCTTTTCCACTGATCACAAGACGATCGCCCGCCAGTTCCTGTTCCTGGGTCTCGTCATGATGATCCTCGGTGGCCTCCTCGCCATGCTGATCCGCTGGGAACTCGCCTGGCCCGAGACGTCGATCCCCTGGCTCCGCTGGGTCCCTGAGCCCTATCTCTACGATGGCATCGTCCCGCCCGAGACCTACAACATGCTCTTCACCATGCACGCGACGCTCATGATCTTCTTCGTCGTGATGCCGATCCTCATCGGCGCCTTCGGGAACTTCCTCATCCCGCTCATGCTAGGGGCGCGCGACATGGCCTTCCCCAGGCTGAACATGCTCTCCTTCTGGACCGGAGCTCTCGCCGGACTCGTCATGCTCGCGGGCTTCTTCGTTCCCGGAGGGCACGCGGCCACCGGATGGACCGCCTACGCGCCGCTCGCCGCCGTGCCGGAGTATACGGGGACCAACTGGGGCCAGAACCTCTGGTGCATTAGTCTCTTCGTCCTCGGTGCCTCGTCGATGATGGGCTCGATCAACTACATCACGACGGTGATCAACATGCGGGCCCCCGGCATGACGTTCTTCCGGATGCCGCTGGTCGTCTGGGCCCTGTTCATCACGGCCGTTCTGGCGTTGCTGGCGCTGCCCGTCCTGATGTCGGCGGTGGCGATGCTGTTCTTCGACCGCTGGCTGGGGACGAGCTGGTTCAAGCCGGCGGGCGGCGGCGAGCCGCTCCTCTGGCAGCACCTCTTCTGGTACTTCGGACATCCGGAGGTCTACATCCTGATCCTGCCGGCCATGGGCATCGCCTCCGAGATCCTGCCGGTGTTCGCACGCAAGCCCATCTTCGGTTACCACGCGATGGTGTTCTCGATGATCTCGATCGCCTTCCTCTCCTGGGTCGTCTACGGCCACCACATGTTCGTGAGCGGCATGAACCCGGCCCTCGCCCTGTCCTTCATGACGACGACGATGATCATTGCCGTGCCCTCGGCCATCAAGAAGTTCAACTGGCTCGGCACGCTCTGGGGTGGGCGCATCCGACTCACGGTGCCGATGCTGAATGCGCTGGCCTTCGTGTGGATGTTCGTCATCGGTGGGCTCAGCGGGATCTTCATGGCCTCGACGCCCGTCGACATCTACATCCAGGACACCTACTTCATCGTGGCCCACATCCACTACGTCCTGTTCGGAGGCTCCCTGTTCGCGGCCTTCGCGGCGATCTACTACTGGTTCCCCAAGATGTTCGGCCGGACGATGAGTCGTCTGCTCGGGCACCTGCACTTCTGGCCGACCTTCGTCTTCTTCAACCTGACGTTCTTCCCGATGCACATCCTCGGCCTCGGGGGCCACATGCGCCGGATCTACAACCCCACGCAGTACGAGTTCCTGCTGCACCTCCAGCCGTGGAATGTCATGATCACCGTGTCGGCGTTCGCGCTCGCCATCGCCCAGATCCCGTTCGTGATCAACTTCTTCTGGTCCTTGTTCCGCGGCCCCCGGGCGCCGGTGAACCCGTGGCGCGCGAACACGCTGGAGTGGACCGCCCCCTCGCCGCCGCCCCATCTCAACTGGGGGCCGCGGCTGCCGACCGTCGAGCGCGGGCCATACGAGTATGGCCACCCGGAGTCGGATGAGGATTTCTTCCCGCAGAGCCGGCCGGCCATCTCGGCGGGAGCCCACCAGGAACCAGGGTGAGGCTCCGCCAATCTGTCGGGCGGACGACACCATGTCGCACCTCGCCGGTCACCCGTCTCGGTCCGCAACCGAGAGGAGACTGTGCCCTCCGTGACCCGACATGATATCGCCCGCGCCCGGGCCGAGGGGTGGTGGGGCAGTCCCGTCACCGTTCGTCAGGAGGACATACTGGAGCGCTAGCGTCGCTCGGGCGCCACTTGACCCCGGACACGTGCCGGGGGGACCATGCTCTCGCGCATGCTGCCGCGTGGCCGCTCGGAGCGC is part of the Candidatus Methylomirabilota bacterium genome and encodes:
- a CDS encoding cbb3-type cytochrome c oxidase subunit I, whose amino-acid sequence is MSEPVAVSILSPREVRAAPGFIQTYIFSTDHKTIARQFLFLGLVMMILGGLLAMLIRWELAWPETSIPWLRWVPEPYLYDGIVPPETYNMLFTMHATLMIFFVVMPILIGAFGNFLIPLMLGARDMAFPRLNMLSFWTGALAGLVMLAGFFVPGGHAATGWTAYAPLAAVPEYTGTNWGQNLWCISLFVLGASSMMGSINYITTVINMRAPGMTFFRMPLVVWALFITAVLALLALPVLMSAVAMLFFDRWLGTSWFKPAGGGEPLLWQHLFWYFGHPEVYILILPAMGIASEILPVFARKPIFGYHAMVFSMISIAFLSWVVYGHHMFVSGMNPALALSFMTTTMIIAVPSAIKKFNWLGTLWGGRIRLTVPMLNALAFVWMFVIGGLSGIFMASTPVDIYIQDTYFIVAHIHYVLFGGSLFAAFAAIYYWFPKMFGRTMSRLLGHLHFWPTFVFFNLTFFPMHILGLGGHMRRIYNPTQYEFLLHLQPWNVMITVSAFALAIAQIPFVINFFWSLFRGPRAPVNPWRANTLEWTAPSPPPHLNWGPRLPTVERGPYEYGHPESDEDFFPQSRPAISAGAHQEPG